Proteins co-encoded in one Gemmatimonas sp. UBA7669 genomic window:
- a CDS encoding SusC/RagA family TonB-linked outer membrane protein, producing the protein MRWSLLSTLLALAASVGVTAPASLSAQGAGGTVTGQVTDAATGQPIQQARVLVAGTQNGTLTAENGRYTLRVPNQGPVNLEISRIGYEAQKVTVTVGATPVVQDVKLTQAAFSLAAVVTTVTGQQRKVELANATSTVNVAEKIAELPVANMGALMSGRSSSVQVVQTGATGTGSRIRIRGQNSFSLTNDPIVIIDGVRASAQTNNGLGVGGSGPSRLDDINPNEIENIEIVKGPSAATLYGTEAANGVIVITTKRGKSGKTTWNLGLENGRLENVASFPDLWTLWGRTTANPSVSSPCLLTAVATGACTNIDSLSRGNVLNDPDLTPITTGQRQQYNLQVSGGNDKVQFFVSGQSEGENGVYKMPNSEVTRLKEQRGVSQLPGDIMRPNALGRNSFRANVNAELRPNLFIQASSGFVNSSLRLPQNEDNGNGLMVAALGGPWRQDQRDAFGNPLRGYRAFMMGDVLSQTTTLGINRFINSLSAQWNPTSWLNTRAALGSDITNRDELFLSKVGEGPASGVRRQGEIQTLKGLINQQTADYGATGTFQLTDWLNSKTSVGMQYVRLLQTNTSGTGIGLPPGGTIVSTAATRSSTQFLEERRTLGYYVEQQMAIRDRLFLTGGVRRDAASAFGENTRAVYYPKFGASWLISDESFFPAQDWLNSLRLRGTYGASGQIPGATAAVRFFDAVPLTLANGDAPGAELGSLGNTNLKPEYSAETEFGFDLTMFSGKSNIEVTRYTKSTTDALIQREIAPSLSGLNTQLVNIGNIRNEGLELTYNQRVIDNDKIGLSWMLTGSTLKNEMTKLGDGIAPIPSGNRNVQRNLPGYPLYGLWDRNINPVDANNDGIIVVSELGLGDTAVYQGATFPTREVAFTPTLELLNKKLRITTQFDSKWGLLKFNNTLRHQCQNGITCRGRYDRTLSLQDQANALATSVAVFTGQFEDGSFTRWRELSVAYEMPTAWANKLRSSRWSIVVTGRNLAVWTDYTGVDPEAAQSNNDARGNEEFFATPPVRTMTLRMNFSF; encoded by the coding sequence ATGCGTTGGAGCCTCCTGTCCACCCTGCTTGCGTTGGCGGCAAGTGTCGGGGTGACAGCACCCGCTTCACTCTCCGCGCAAGGCGCCGGGGGGACCGTGACCGGTCAGGTCACGGATGCGGCCACCGGTCAGCCCATTCAGCAGGCCCGCGTCCTCGTTGCCGGCACACAGAACGGCACCCTCACCGCTGAAAACGGCCGCTACACCCTGCGCGTTCCCAACCAGGGCCCGGTCAATCTCGAAATCAGCCGCATCGGCTACGAGGCGCAGAAGGTCACCGTCACCGTGGGCGCCACGCCCGTCGTGCAGGACGTCAAGCTCACGCAGGCCGCCTTCTCGCTGGCGGCCGTCGTCACCACAGTGACCGGTCAGCAGCGCAAGGTCGAACTCGCCAACGCTACCTCCACGGTGAACGTGGCCGAGAAGATCGCGGAGCTGCCGGTGGCCAACATGGGCGCGCTCATGTCGGGTCGTTCGTCCAGCGTGCAGGTCGTGCAGACGGGTGCCACGGGCACCGGCTCGCGTATCCGCATCCGCGGTCAGAACTCCTTCTCGCTGACCAACGATCCCATCGTCATCATCGACGGGGTGCGTGCCTCGGCGCAGACCAACAACGGTCTCGGCGTCGGTGGCTCGGGCCCGTCGCGTCTCGACGACATCAATCCCAACGAAATCGAGAACATCGAAATCGTGAAGGGGCCCTCGGCCGCCACGCTCTACGGCACGGAAGCGGCCAACGGCGTAATCGTCATCACCACCAAGCGCGGTAAGTCGGGCAAGACCACCTGGAACCTCGGGCTCGAAAACGGCCGTCTGGAAAACGTGGCCAGCTTCCCCGATCTCTGGACGCTCTGGGGCCGCACCACGGCCAATCCGAGCGTGTCCTCGCCTTGTCTGCTGACGGCGGTGGCCACGGGGGCCTGCACCAACATTGACTCGCTTTCGCGTGGCAATGTGCTCAACGACCCGGATCTGACGCCGATCACGACAGGTCAGCGCCAGCAGTACAACCTCCAGGTGTCGGGCGGCAACGACAAGGTGCAGTTCTTCGTCTCCGGGCAGTCGGAAGGGGAAAACGGCGTCTACAAGATGCCGAACAGCGAAGTGACGCGTCTCAAGGAGCAGCGCGGCGTGAGCCAGCTGCCCGGCGATATCATGCGTCCCAACGCGCTGGGCCGTAACAGCTTCCGCGCCAACGTGAACGCAGAGTTGCGCCCCAACCTGTTCATCCAGGCCTCCTCCGGTTTCGTGAACAGTTCGCTGCGCTTGCCGCAGAACGAAGACAACGGCAACGGCCTCATGGTGGCGGCTTTGGGAGGCCCGTGGCGCCAGGATCAGCGGGATGCTTTCGGCAATCCGCTGCGCGGCTATCGCGCCTTCATGATGGGTGACGTGCTGTCGCAGACCACCACGCTTGGCATCAACCGCTTCATCAACAGCCTCTCGGCGCAGTGGAACCCCACCTCGTGGCTCAACACCCGGGCCGCCCTGGGTTCAGACATCACCAACCGGGATGAGCTCTTCCTGTCCAAGGTCGGCGAAGGCCCTGCTTCCGGGGTCCGCCGTCAGGGTGAAATCCAGACGCTCAAGGGGCTGATCAACCAGCAGACGGCCGACTACGGCGCTACGGGCACGTTTCAGCTCACTGATTGGCTGAACAGCAAGACCTCGGTGGGTATGCAGTATGTCCGCCTGCTGCAGACCAACACCTCCGGCACGGGTATCGGCCTGCCGCCGGGCGGCACCATCGTGTCCACTGCCGCCACACGCTCCAGCACGCAATTCCTCGAAGAGCGTCGCACCTTGGGCTACTACGTGGAACAGCAGATGGCCATCCGCGATCGCCTGTTCCTTACCGGTGGTGTGCGTCGCGACGCGGCCAGCGCCTTCGGCGAGAACACGCGTGCGGTTTATTATCCCAAGTTCGGTGCTTCCTGGCTCATCTCCGATGAGTCCTTCTTTCCCGCGCAGGATTGGCTGAACAGTCTGCGTCTGCGTGGTACCTACGGCGCCTCGGGCCAGATTCCCGGCGCGACGGCGGCCGTGCGCTTCTTTGACGCCGTGCCGCTCACCTTGGCCAACGGCGATGCCCCCGGCGCCGAGCTCGGGTCCCTTGGCAACACCAACCTCAAGCCGGAGTACTCGGCGGAAACCGAGTTTGGCTTCGACCTCACCATGTTCTCGGGCAAGAGCAACATCGAGGTCACGCGTTACACCAAGTCCACCACCGACGCGCTCATCCAGCGTGAAATCGCGCCCTCGCTGTCCGGCCTCAATACCCAGCTGGTCAACATCGGCAACATCCGGAATGAGGGTCTCGAGCTCACGTACAATCAGCGGGTCATCGACAACGACAAGATCGGCCTGTCGTGGATGCTCACCGGCTCCACGCTCAAGAACGAGATGACCAAGCTGGGTGACGGGATCGCGCCCATCCCGTCCGGCAACCGCAACGTGCAGCGCAATCTGCCGGGCTACCCGCTGTATGGGCTTTGGGATCGCAACATCAATCCGGTGGATGCCAACAACGACGGCATCATCGTGGTGAGTGAGCTGGGCCTGGGAGACACGGCCGTCTACCAGGGCGCTACTTTCCCCACGCGCGAAGTGGCCTTTACACCCACGCTCGAGCTGCTCAACAAGAAGCTGCGTATCACCACACAGTTCGACAGCAAGTGGGGCCTGCTCAAGTTCAACAACACCCTGCGCCACCAGTGCCAGAACGGCATCACCTGCCGCGGCCGCTACGACCGCACCCTGTCGCTGCAGGATCAGGCCAATGCCCTGGCCACCTCGGTGGCCGTGTTTACCGGTCAGTTCGAGGATGGCTCGTTCACCCGCTGGCGTGAACTGTCGGTGGCGTATGAGATGCCGACGGCGTGGGCCAACAAGCTCCGCTCCTCGCGCTGGAGCATCGTGGTCACTGGCCGCAATCTCGCCGTGTGGACCGACTACACGGGCGTGGATCCGGAGGCGGCCCAGTCGAACAATGACGCGCGCGGAAACGAGGAGTTCTTCGCCACGCCGCCGGTCCGCACCATGACGCTCCGCATGAACTTCTCCTTCTGA